The following are from one region of the Anaeropeptidivorans aminofermentans genome:
- a CDS encoding 4-vinyl reductase, giving the protein MTNVPNKTNDPNAFTWEKLGDIKKGRASLGEEMPVLIYRLMQYTMLDVLSKSYGNKTANEYFRKSGYLAGTEFATHVLDVQVEFSVFVANLQKTMKELKIGILRMEDYNETTGEIVLTVGEDLDCSGLPITNETVCYYDEGFISGILEVYTGKKYDVREIDCWATGDRVCRFRGVVE; this is encoded by the coding sequence ATGACAAATGTACCAAATAAGACGAATGACCCTAATGCCTTTACCTGGGAAAAGCTTGGGGATATCAAAAAAGGCCGTGCATCTCTTGGGGAAGAAATGCCGGTTCTCATATATCGCTTAATGCAGTATACCATGCTTGATGTACTGAGTAAGTCTTACGGAAATAAAACAGCAAACGAGTATTTCCGTAAGTCCGGCTATTTGGCCGGTACGGAGTTTGCAACTCATGTATTAGACGTACAGGTTGAATTCAGCGTTTTTGTAGCAAACCTTCAAAAGACAATGAAAGAATTGAAAATTGGGATTTTGCGCATGGAAGATTATAATGAAACAACCGGAGAAATTGTTCTTACTGTCGGAGAGGACCTTGATTGCAGCGGGCTTCCTATTACTAACGAAACCGTATGTTATTATGATGAAGGCTTTATCTCCGGTATCCTTGAAGTCTATACCGGTAAAAAATATGATGTCCGGGAAATTGATTGCTGGGCTACAGGAGACAGAGTTTGCCGGTTCCGAGGCGTAGTGGAGTAA
- a CDS encoding NAD(P)H-dependent amine dehydrogenase family protein, translating to MNRKVRAAQYGCGKMSVYLMRYLLEKGAEIVAAFDVNPAVIGKDIGDIIGGDKVGVIVSDAKDAGRILKELKPDVCVVATMSTMADIKDAFTICAESGVNAISTCEEALYPWNSSPDITKELDALAKKNGCTLAGSGYPDMYWGVLIDTLAGSMHKITGIKGSSSYNVEDYGIALAKGHGAGLTIDEFTKEIGNYNDLSSDEIKKLVESGSYIPSYMWNQNGWLCSKMGLTPISQTQICVPTTHSEDLHSETLGMTIKAGDATGMSAIVTTKTAEGITLVTECIGKVYAPNEFDKNEWTFYGEPETTNICNRPATVELTCANLVNRIPALINSAPGYISTDKMPNNRYLVRPLNEYVIG from the coding sequence ATGAATCGAAAAGTTAGAGCTGCCCAGTATGGCTGCGGTAAAATGAGTGTTTACCTTATGCGCTATCTACTGGAAAAGGGCGCGGAAATCGTAGCGGCCTTTGATGTTAATCCTGCCGTTATCGGCAAGGATATCGGTGACATTATCGGAGGAGATAAGGTAGGCGTAATTGTTTCAGATGCTAAAGACGCCGGCCGGATTTTAAAAGAGCTTAAGCCTGATGTATGTGTAGTAGCAACAATGAGTACAATGGCGGATATAAAAGATGCATTCACAATTTGTGCCGAAAGCGGAGTAAATGCCATTTCCACATGTGAAGAAGCTTTATATCCATGGAACTCTTCACCGGATATTACAAAAGAGCTTGATGCGCTTGCCAAGAAAAACGGCTGTACTTTAGCAGGAAGCGGTTACCCCGATATGTATTGGGGTGTGCTTATTGATACCCTTGCAGGCTCCATGCATAAGATAACAGGCATAAAAGGAAGCAGCAGCTACAATGTTGAAGACTATGGCATTGCTTTGGCAAAAGGCCACGGCGCAGGATTAACCATAGACGAATTCACCAAAGAAATCGGCAATTATAACGATTTATCCTCTGATGAAATTAAAAAGCTTGTTGAAAGCGGCTCTTATATTCCAAGCTATATGTGGAACCAGAACGGCTGGCTTTGCAGCAAAATGGGCCTTACCCCTATTTCTCAAACTCAGATATGCGTTCCCACAACCCATAGCGAAGATTTGCATTCCGAAACCTTAGGTATGACCATAAAAGCCGGAGATGCAACAGGCATGTCTGCAATTGTTACTACTAAAACAGCCGAAGGAATTACCCTCGTAACAGAATGCATCGGAAAAGTATATGCGCCCAATGAATTTGATAAAAATGAATGGACATTTTACGGTGAACCTGAAACCACCAATATCTGCAATAGGCCCGCTACGGTAGAGCTTACATGCGCAAATCTCGTAAACCGTATTCCTGCTCTTATAAACAGTGCTCCAGGATACATTTCTACAGACAAGATGCCGAATAACCGTTATCTTGTAAGGCCCCTTAATGAATATGTAATCGGATAA
- a CDS encoding MerR family transcriptional regulator encodes MDIQKLTIGQMAELNHVTCQTLRHYDKEGLLKPYFVDLQSGYRYYHINQSARLDMIQYLKACGVPLAAIKRQLEADNPKQFYDYLVKQLNAIEDTISLLNSSKMSILRTISNYEKYESLPKDATIFFEYIPERFIYKYTSPNNFFEQDDSGYEMMLRELKKNLYDKNLPPSYFCNVGTIIKKAYLEKKTLFSNEVFVFVDKKSSIDYETEVLSQGMYICLCSDDFYREAEFALELLNKIKNMNYVIVGDYICEVIAEFPAMNHISRKMFYKIQIPVKLK; translated from the coding sequence GTGGATATTCAAAAGCTTACAATCGGACAAATGGCTGAGCTAAACCATGTGACCTGCCAAACCCTTCGCCACTATGATAAGGAAGGTTTGCTGAAGCCCTATTTTGTTGATTTACAAAGCGGATATCGGTATTACCATATTAATCAAAGCGCAAGGCTGGATATGATTCAATATTTAAAAGCCTGCGGGGTTCCCTTGGCGGCAATTAAGCGCCAGCTTGAAGCCGATAATCCAAAACAGTTCTATGACTATCTTGTAAAACAGCTTAACGCAATTGAAGACACAATAAGCCTGCTTAACAGCAGTAAAATGTCTATCCTTCGCACAATTTCAAATTATGAAAAATATGAATCCCTTCCAAAAGATGCAACAATCTTCTTTGAATACATACCGGAGCGCTTTATTTACAAATACACCTCCCCTAATAATTTTTTTGAGCAGGACGATTCAGGCTATGAAATGATGCTTCGTGAACTTAAGAAAAATTTGTATGACAAAAATCTTCCTCCAAGTTATTTCTGCAATGTGGGAACAATTATTAAAAAGGCTTATCTTGAAAAGAAAACGCTTTTTTCAAATGAAGTATTCGTATTTGTAGATAAAAAATCCTCTATTGACTATGAAACCGAGGTTCTTTCCCAAGGTATGTATATTTGCTTATGCTCCGATGACTTTTATCGGGAAGCAGAATTTGCTCTGGAACTATTAAATAAAATAAAAAACATGAATTATGTCATTGTGGGCGATTATATATGTGAAGTTATTGCCGAATTTCCGGCTATGAACCATATTTCTCGGAAAATGTTTTATAAAATACAAATCCCTGTAAAATTAAAATGA
- a CDS encoding methyl-accepting chemotaxis protein, which translates to MATAKVKKGKNSLIKNLSIGKKLITGFGIVLILMLLSAALSLYSINNINQQISLYGEYTVPNAEHVRSMQVNMQGILHTLLEAITADNLKGSKDALDKAENYGRLIVAELDFYENNQRNHDRDADIEQIKIIITEAAEKRHEISELILTRSDFNIAKALNLYRNEYKPRIDKAMDILLQFSTSAKDRAAQQSADAYASSVSAWVMVTACIAVSVGLTIIVIISIRKSILDPINEIVNAYYEISKGNTKAQINYESRDELGQMAKLIQKTNELQKALIEDIVEKFIKISTGDLRLQVDLDYPGDYAILKQTMEKTVSTLNHTMKAINTAAEQVSTGSSQVADGAQLLAAGSTEQAASVEELNASIIKIAEQAAENSDNVKIARQQAEQAGADANSGNEHMKHLADAMKDINSASNQIASITKVIEDIAFQTNILALNAAIEAARAGDAGKGFAVVADEVRSLAAKSAEATKKTSELIQNSVATVSHGTEITAQTAQVLLDLGINAQQVMDVMVKIEQASAEQANAIEQIKQGLVQVSAVIQNNAATAEENSATSEEMSAQAATLREEVGKFKLDTEAEKDNILVIPQLTAPSNTSELMIMNSSTLGKY; encoded by the coding sequence ATGGCTACAGCCAAAGTAAAAAAAGGCAAAAACAGCTTAATTAAAAATTTATCTATCGGTAAAAAACTAATCACAGGCTTTGGTATTGTGCTTATTTTAATGCTGCTATCTGCAGCTTTGTCACTCTACAGCATCAATAACATAAATCAGCAAATCAGCTTATACGGAGAATACACGGTTCCCAATGCAGAGCATGTTAGAAGCATGCAAGTAAATATGCAGGGCATTTTGCACACTTTACTTGAGGCCATAACCGCCGATAATCTAAAGGGCTCAAAAGATGCGCTGGACAAAGCCGAAAATTACGGCAGGTTAATTGTAGCTGAATTAGATTTTTATGAAAATAACCAGCGAAACCATGACAGGGACGCAGATATTGAACAAATAAAAATAATTATTACTGAAGCCGCGGAAAAACGGCACGAAATTAGCGAGCTTATTCTCACCCGCTCAGATTTTAACATCGCCAAAGCGCTGAATCTATATAGAAATGAATATAAACCGAGAATTGATAAGGCCATGGATATTCTGCTTCAATTTTCAACATCCGCTAAAGACCGGGCAGCACAACAAAGCGCCGACGCTTATGCATCTTCTGTTTCCGCATGGGTTATGGTTACAGCCTGTATCGCAGTATCTGTCGGGCTTACAATTATAGTAATAATTTCCATAAGAAAGTCCATACTCGACCCGATTAACGAAATCGTAAATGCCTACTACGAAATATCCAAAGGCAATACCAAGGCTCAAATAAATTACGAAAGCCGTGACGAACTTGGCCAAATGGCAAAGCTTATTCAAAAAACCAACGAATTGCAAAAGGCTCTTATTGAAGATATTGTTGAGAAGTTTATAAAAATATCTACGGGTGACCTTAGGCTTCAAGTGGATTTGGATTATCCCGGTGATTATGCTATTCTTAAGCAAACAATGGAAAAAACTGTTTCCACCTTGAACCATACCATGAAAGCTATAAATACCGCTGCCGAGCAGGTCAGCACAGGTTCTTCCCAGGTTGCAGACGGAGCCCAGCTTCTTGCGGCAGGCTCTACAGAGCAGGCGGCTTCTGTAGAAGAATTAAATGCCTCTATTATAAAAATTGCCGAACAGGCGGCAGAAAACTCCGATAATGTAAAAATAGCAAGGCAGCAGGCTGAACAGGCCGGAGCCGATGCCAACAGCGGAAATGAGCATATGAAGCATCTTGCCGATGCAATGAAAGATATTAACTCTGCCTCCAATCAAATAGCAAGCATTACAAAGGTAATTGAAGACATTGCCTTCCAGACAAATATCCTTGCCCTTAACGCTGCCATTGAAGCGGCTCGTGCCGGAGATGCCGGAAAGGGCTTTGCTGTGGTAGCTGATGAGGTTAGAAGCCTTGCCGCAAAATCTGCAGAGGCTACGAAAAAAACCAGCGAATTAATTCAAAATTCGGTTGCCACAGTATCTCATGGTACAGAAATCACAGCTCAAACGGCGCAAGTTTTACTGGATTTGGGAATAAATGCACAGCAGGTAATGGACGTTATGGTTAAAATCGAACAAGCCTCCGCTGAACAGGCTAATGCCATTGAACAAATTAAACAGGGCTTAGTTCAGGTTTCCGCCGTTATCCAAAATAACGCCGCCACTGCGGAAGAAAATTCCGCAACCAGTGAAGAAATGTCTGCCCAGGCGGCAACTCTTCGTGAAGAAGTAGGTAAATTCAAGCTGGATACGGAAGCAGAAAAAGATAATATTTTAGTAATTCCCCAGTTAACAGCCCCATCTAACACATCAGAACTTATGATTATGAATTCTTCCACATTGGGTAAGTATTAA
- a CDS encoding HD domain-containing phosphohydrolase, producing MKNIKKETTQIPNKIVIPVLIFCGLVFAVSIILLFTQQKQKLDEEFKSMIINSLNIHTKSNAAAINNAIENAGGILEITKEMLLSTDTNNPQGILAQLNTMNSALFIGYISAHEIITEALSTVVQADGEDVGKRLLQGETVVGKIRYFQSLRGHFLPLVLPVQENGSTAGALYAHIKAEGLLPDNSESAIYQDVQSCLITSNGDIFFNTFLPGQEGNLYETLNAYGLTPDEIKNITAIINSPHMDSTVFNRHGEVYFVSASPLEYNGWHLVSFVRGPDVLLRSANIFKDLVTTSAVSIFLTAGTACVVFMLLLFSKKELEKEQRRNSELAQRLKAMFDQHNALKVVLDAETQEIMDVNPAACKYFGSTRHEMLGRKIQDFTLLSFDILDEKFQNAESGKVIFLAAPHRVQSGTIKLLDVYASIIRDGNRNLVYGILFDSTDREQYRNDLYREKELLRTTLQSIGDGVVTTDNLGLITSLNEVAKKLTGWKNGTAIGKSFTEVFILRNEETGQPAENPIQKVLETGRIIGLANHTELVKSHGECIPIADSAAPIKAEDGETFGVVMVFRDVSDEKKYSKQIEFLSYHDSLTGLYNRRYIEEMMVRLDAEEHYPVSVIMADVNGLKITNDVFGHKAGDALLKNVADLMRKCCRETDFIARLGGDEFVILMPETSLESAEVIIQRIKDTHIAIEGNLSLSLSLGCAYKDTAESSIQAAMQKAEEYMYQQKLLDGKSYRNSIISTLLATLYEKSNETEEHSKRLETYCHEIGRKLQLSSKEMDELSLLALLHDIGKVSINPNILQKPGTLTSIEWEEMKRHPEIGYRIAQATPELAVIADLILSHHERWDGEGYPRRLKEEEIPFACRILSVVDAFDAMTNDRIYRQAMSPQEALVEIIINAGKQFDPQVANLLIEIIASEDESLVLEDLYHDKCTK from the coding sequence GTGAAAAACATTAAGAAAGAGACTACTCAGATACCGAATAAAATAGTCATTCCGGTATTGATTTTCTGCGGCCTTGTGTTTGCGGTATCCATAATTCTACTTTTTACACAACAAAAACAGAAGCTAGATGAAGAGTTTAAAAGTATGATTATCAACAGCCTTAATATACATACTAAAAGCAATGCCGCTGCCATTAATAATGCCATTGAGAATGCAGGCGGTATATTGGAAATTACGAAAGAAATGCTTTTATCAACGGATACTAATAATCCCCAAGGCATTTTAGCGCAACTGAATACAATGAATTCCGCCCTGTTCATCGGGTATATCAGCGCCCATGAAATTATAACAGAGGCATTATCCACTGTGGTCCAGGCAGACGGAGAAGACGTCGGCAAGAGACTTTTACAGGGTGAAACCGTTGTAGGAAAAATACGCTATTTTCAATCTTTACGGGGTCATTTTCTTCCTTTAGTTTTACCGGTGCAAGAAAACGGAAGCACAGCAGGCGCTCTGTATGCTCATATCAAGGCAGAGGGGCTGCTTCCTGATAATTCCGAAAGCGCCATATATCAAGATGTACAAAGCTGCCTAATTACAAGTAATGGTGATATTTTCTTTAATACCTTCCTGCCAGGTCAGGAAGGAAACCTCTATGAAACTCTTAATGCATATGGCCTTACCCCAGATGAAATTAAAAACATTACGGCAATTATCAATAGTCCTCATATGGACAGCACCGTTTTTAACCGCCATGGAGAAGTTTACTTTGTATCCGCTTCCCCATTGGAATATAACGGCTGGCATCTGGTCTCTTTCGTTCGTGGGCCGGATGTACTTCTGCGTTCGGCAAATATCTTTAAAGATCTGGTGACTACCAGCGCCGTATCGATCTTTCTTACTGCAGGGACCGCCTGCGTTGTTTTCATGCTGCTTCTTTTCAGCAAAAAAGAGCTGGAAAAAGAACAGCGTCGTAATAGTGAACTTGCACAAAGGCTTAAAGCTATGTTTGACCAGCATAATGCTTTAAAAGTAGTCCTTGATGCCGAAACCCAAGAAATTATGGACGTAAATCCTGCCGCATGTAAATATTTCGGCTCTACTCGGCATGAAATGCTTGGCCGTAAGATTCAAGATTTCACTTTGCTCTCTTTTGACATTCTTGATGAGAAATTCCAGAACGCTGAAAGCGGCAAAGTCATATTTTTAGCGGCTCCCCATCGCGTTCAAAGCGGAACCATTAAGCTTCTCGATGTTTATGCCTCTATTATCCGTGACGGTAACCGGAATCTGGTTTATGGAATTCTCTTTGATTCAACAGACAGAGAGCAGTACCGTAATGATCTGTATCGTGAAAAAGAACTTCTTCGGACAACGCTGCAGTCCATTGGCGACGGCGTAGTTACAACGGATAATCTTGGCCTTATTACCAGTTTAAATGAAGTTGCTAAGAAATTAACCGGCTGGAAAAACGGCACAGCTATCGGCAAGTCCTTTACGGAAGTGTTTATCCTCCGCAATGAAGAAACCGGCCAGCCGGCAGAAAACCCCATACAGAAGGTCTTGGAAACAGGCAGAATCATAGGCCTCGCAAACCACACAGAGCTTGTAAAAAGCCATGGAGAATGTATTCCCATTGCCGACAGCGCAGCCCCTATCAAGGCGGAGGATGGAGAGACCTTCGGTGTCGTTATGGTATTCCGTGATGTCAGCGACGAAAAAAAATATAGTAAGCAAATTGAATTTTTAAGCTACCATGACTCTTTAACAGGCTTATATAACAGGCGCTACATTGAAGAGATGATGGTCCGCCTTGATGCAGAAGAGCATTACCCCGTTTCAGTCATTATGGCAGACGTTAACGGCCTAAAAATCACAAACGATGTATTTGGGCATAAAGCAGGAGACGCTTTGCTTAAAAACGTAGCTGACCTTATGCGAAAATGCTGCAGAGAGACTGATTTTATTGCCCGATTAGGCGGCGATGAATTTGTTATCCTTATGCCGGAAACAAGTTTGGAATCAGCGGAAGTAATTATCCAGAGAATCAAAGATACCCATATTGCAATTGAAGGCAATCTCTCCCTTAGCCTGTCACTGGGCTGTGCCTATAAAGATACGGCTGAAAGCAGTATTCAAGCAGCCATGCAGAAAGCTGAGGAATATATGTATCAGCAGAAGCTTCTTGACGGAAAAAGCTACCGAAACTCCATTATCAGTACCTTGCTTGCTACCCTCTACGAAAAAAGCAATGAAACAGAAGAACATTCGAAGCGCCTTGAAACATACTGCCATGAAATAGGCAGAAAGCTTCAGCTTTCCTCTAAGGAGATGGACGAGCTTTCTTTATTGGCTCTTCTCCATGATATTGGAAAAGTCAGCATCAATCCAAATATTCTGCAAAAGCCCGGCACTCTTACCTCTATAGAATGGGAAGAGATGAAGCGGCATCCTGAAATCGGTTACCGAATTGCCCAGGCTACCCCGGAACTGGCGGTTATAGCAGATTTAATACTGTCCCACCATGAGCGCTGGGACGGAGAAGGTTACCCGCGAAGACTAAAAGAAGAAGAAATTCCCTTTGCCTGCCGTATTCTTTCTGTGGTAGATGCCTTCGATGCCATGACTAACGACAGGATATACCGTCAGGCTATGAGCCCTCAAGAGGCACTGGTTGAAATTATAATAAATGCGGGGAAGCAATTTGATCCACAGGTGGCAAATCTCTTAATCGAAATTATTGCAAGTGAAGATGAAAGTTTAGTATTGGAGGATTTATACCATGACAAATGTACCAAATAA
- a CDS encoding GAP family protein, with protein MWGLLISTVLTSAADSLNPFAITQQFVLQGMVKKPKDIWYFIIPTGVTNLIGGFLAYFGLISFIGKILSMFIEEYGQVLFIAEIILGIGFLIGAGLLIQNNKIETLKKHISAVAKEGDKITESIKETSVKIKSVSPRALMALGIGATISELTTALPYFAFLAILFNYKLTFLQLSFILVIYNIIYTMPLIILYFVYIKAQDKFDYLYRVINKKITKWANIAAPLLACLVGLILTYHGMALLTKGI; from the coding sequence ATGTGGGGATTATTAATTTCAACTGTTTTAACAAGTGCAGCCGACAGCCTTAACCCTTTTGCCATTACTCAGCAATTCGTATTGCAGGGAATGGTCAAAAAACCAAAGGATATTTGGTATTTTATTATACCGACAGGTGTTACAAATCTTATAGGAGGTTTTCTTGCATATTTCGGGCTTATATCTTTTATTGGAAAAATATTAAGCATGTTTATAGAAGAGTATGGGCAAGTCTTATTTATTGCGGAAATCATTCTTGGCATAGGCTTTCTCATTGGGGCGGGGCTTTTAATTCAAAACAACAAAATAGAGACCCTTAAAAAGCATATAAGCGCTGTGGCAAAAGAGGGGGATAAAATAACAGAATCTATAAAAGAAACATCTGTTAAAATAAAATCCGTATCGCCCAGAGCTTTAATGGCCTTAGGCATCGGTGCAACAATTTCTGAACTGACAACGGCTTTACCGTATTTTGCTTTTCTGGCTATTCTTTTTAATTATAAGCTTACCTTTTTACAGCTATCCTTCATACTTGTTATATATAACATCATATATACAATGCCGTTGATTATTTTATATTTTGTTTATATAAAGGCACAGGATAAATTTGATTATCTTTATAGGGTTATAAACAAAAAGATTACGAAATGGGCTAATATTGCAGCACCTCTTTTAGCATGCCTTGTAGGTTTAATTTTAACTTATCATGGGATGGCACTTTTAACAAAGGGCATATAA
- a CDS encoding MerR family transcriptional regulator translates to MLSIGNFSKIANITTKTLRYYDEIGLLKPSHVDSDTGYRFYDVSQLESILLISKLKAYDFSLEEIAQVLNNPKDNAFILSAIKQKKLLIETIISNYTHVLKWMDDDILNLERGNYFMSYLDNIEVKLTETKPMNILYIREKINIKEYENYIRNLQKRVTEEKLTPVGPPMSIYHSEEFNPESYDVEIAVPVKEVIKGTRDFPSFLCAHATLKGDYSGLTSVYSKIREWIEAEGYIASAAAFEIYTTDPAQTPPEENITEVYLPVKKLS, encoded by the coding sequence TTGTTATCAATTGGAAATTTTTCAAAAATAGCGAACATTACCACAAAAACCCTTCGGTACTATGATGAAATTGGCCTTTTAAAGCCAAGTCACGTAGACAGCGATACAGGATATCGATTCTATGACGTATCACAGCTTGAAAGCATCCTTCTCATTAGTAAATTGAAGGCTTATGATTTTTCATTGGAGGAAATAGCACAGGTTCTTAATAACCCAAAGGATAACGCATTTATTCTCTCAGCTATCAAACAAAAGAAGTTGCTCATTGAAACCATAATTTCAAACTATACCCATGTCCTAAAATGGATGGATGATGATATTTTAAATCTGGAAAGGGGAAATTATTTTATGTCTTATCTTGATAATATTGAGGTTAAGCTCACAGAAACAAAACCTATGAATATCTTATATATCCGAGAAAAAATCAATATAAAAGAATACGAAAATTATATCCGTAACCTGCAAAAAAGAGTAACAGAAGAAAAGCTTACGCCTGTAGGCCCCCCTATGTCCATTTATCATAGTGAGGAATTTAACCCTGAAAGCTATGATGTGGAAATAGCCGTTCCGGTGAAGGAAGTTATCAAAGGCACAAGAGACTTTCCTTCGTTTTTATGCGCTCATGCAACTTTAAAGGGGGATTACAGCGGTCTTACATCTGTATACTCAAAAATACGAGAATGGATTGAAGCAGAAGGATATATTGCCTCAGCTGCCGCTTTTGAAATCTATACAACGGACCCTGCCCAAACTCCGCCGGAAGAAAACATTACAGAAGTTTATTTGCCTGTGAAGAAATTGAGCTGA
- a CDS encoding AraC family transcriptional regulator, with protein MEEKRETIEAVRRMQDYIMAHYHEEMSLEALAKSALYSPWHSLRAFTELVGKTPFEYIRAVRLSEAAKKIRDSNKSILDIALESAFGTHEGFTKAFTKQFGITPRNYRKNAPPVQYFSYYPITHSYNQVKKGNDTMLNSVVFTQVIERPKRKLILKRGIKAKGYFEYCEEAGCDVWGILESIKGALNESIGVWLPENMRKPGTSEYCQAVEVPYEFSGEIPEGFDIIDLPKCKYMVFQGEPFEEDNFEEAIKIVWEAINRYDPKNYGWEFAPEDGPRFQFAPSGSRGYIEGRPVREYKYE; from the coding sequence ATGGAGGAAAAACGAGAAACAATAGAGGCGGTACGCCGTATGCAAGATTATATTATGGCTCACTATCATGAAGAAATGAGTCTTGAGGCTTTGGCCAAATCAGCTTTATATTCACCGTGGCACTCCCTAAGGGCTTTTACTGAGCTTGTAGGAAAAACGCCTTTTGAATATATCCGTGCTGTAAGGCTTTCAGAAGCGGCAAAGAAAATTCGCGATTCAAATAAAAGCATTCTTGACATTGCGCTGGAATCGGCCTTCGGCACTCATGAAGGTTTTACAAAGGCGTTTACAAAGCAGTTTGGCATAACCCCTAGAAATTATCGGAAAAACGCTCCGCCGGTACAATATTTTTCCTATTATCCCATTACCCATTCTTATAATCAGGTTAAGAAAGGAAATGATACGATGCTAAATTCAGTTGTATTTACACAGGTTATTGAACGGCCCAAAAGAAAGCTTATATTAAAAAGAGGAATAAAAGCAAAAGGCTATTTTGAATACTGCGAAGAAGCAGGGTGCGATGTATGGGGTATTCTTGAAAGCATTAAGGGGGCGTTAAACGAGTCCATAGGCGTATGGCTGCCGGAAAACATGCGTAAGCCCGGAACATCTGAATACTGTCAGGCTGTTGAAGTGCCCTATGAATTTTCCGGTGAAATTCCCGAAGGCTTTGATATTATTGATTTGCCTAAATGCAAATATATGGTTTTTCAAGGGGAGCCTTTTGAAGAGGATAATTTTGAGGAAGCCATAAAAATTGTATGGGAAGCTATAAATCGCTATGACCCTAAAAACTATGGATGGGAGTTTGCACCGGAAGACGGCCCGCGCTTTCAATTTGCGCCAAGTGGTTCAAGGGGCTATATTGAAGGAAGACCCGTCAGAGAATATAAATATGAATAA